A genomic region of Friedmanniella luteola contains the following coding sequences:
- a CDS encoding sulfotransferase family protein — translation MSTREPRPDALLVGAPKAGTSALHAALRAHPQIWASPVKEPKFYLCGEAPPPAYRGPGDAHSQQEWVWRRRNYEALFADAPPASVRLESTPFYLYSPDARRRIAEELPDAKLVVVVRDPVDRAYSNWTHLWADGLEPEADFVRAWRDEDRRVDAGWAPFWHYRRMGRYGEQLADLFSRVERERVLVLRYRELVSEPVATLDRVSRFLGVDAGCVGTVPPDNSRGFVEDGPRTRALALAVRAGAAAGAFAPPQVWRRASRPLVAALQRGGPSRRPRLTPEQRGALLADVADDVDVLEEVLGESFADWRSGAGRGSFSERTGTA, via the coding sequence ATGAGCACTCGGGAACCCCGTCCGGACGCGCTGCTGGTCGGCGCGCCGAAGGCCGGGACCAGCGCCCTGCACGCCGCCCTCCGGGCTCACCCCCAGATCTGGGCCTCGCCGGTCAAGGAGCCCAAGTTCTACCTGTGCGGCGAGGCGCCGCCGCCGGCCTACCGCGGTCCCGGTGACGCCCACAGCCAGCAGGAGTGGGTGTGGCGCCGGCGGAACTACGAGGCGCTGTTCGCCGACGCGCCGCCGGCCAGCGTCCGGCTGGAGAGCACACCCTTCTACCTCTACTCCCCCGACGCCCGGCGGCGGATCGCCGAGGAGCTGCCGGACGCCAAGCTGGTCGTCGTCGTCCGCGACCCCGTCGACCGCGCCTACTCCAACTGGACCCACCTCTGGGCCGACGGGCTGGAGCCCGAGGCCGACTTCGTCCGGGCCTGGCGGGACGAGGACCGTCGGGTCGACGCGGGCTGGGCGCCGTTCTGGCACTACCGCCGGATGGGCCGCTACGGGGAGCAGCTCGCCGACCTCTTCAGCCGGGTCGAGCGCGAGCGCGTGCTGGTGCTCCGCTACCGGGAGCTGGTGTCCGAGCCGGTCGCCACGCTGGACCGGGTGAGCCGCTTCCTCGGCGTTGACGCGGGCTGCGTCGGCACCGTGCCGCCCGACAACTCCCGCGGCTTCGTCGAGGACGGGCCGCGCACCCGGGCCCTGGCCCTGGCGGTGCGCGCCGGGGCGGCGGCCGGGGCTTTCGCGCCGCCCCAGGTCTGGCGGCGGGCCAGCCGCCCGCTGGTCGCGGCGTTGCAGCGGGGCGGCCCCTCCCGGCGGCCGCGGCTCACCCCGGAGCAGCGGGGTGCGCTGCTGGCCGACGTGGCCGACGACGTGGACGTGCTCGAGGAGGTCCTCGGGGAGTCGTTCGCCGACTGGCGCTCGGGCGCGGGCCGCGGCTCCTTCTCCGAGCGGACCGGGACCGCCTGA
- a CDS encoding VOC family protein, which produces MHRILLREVIVDVPSAALDASRRFWAEALAASPRVVGDAGEFTSLDDAAALPHVAVQDVGTTPARYHLDLESDDVDAEVARLVRLGGTEVCRGDGLVVVADPAGLLLCVLPPESDEFATRSRAVE; this is translated from the coding sequence ATGCACCGGATCCTGCTGCGCGAGGTCATCGTCGACGTCCCGTCCGCCGCCCTGGACGCGTCCCGCCGCTTCTGGGCCGAGGCCCTGGCCGCCTCGCCCCGGGTGGTCGGCGACGCCGGTGAGTTCACCTCGCTCGACGACGCGGCCGCCCTCCCGCACGTCGCCGTCCAGGACGTCGGCACCACCCCGGCCCGCTACCACCTCGACCTGGAGAGCGACGACGTCGACGCCGAGGTCGCCCGCCTGGTCCGCCTCGGCGGCACGGAGGTCTGCCGCGGCGACGGCCTCGTCGTCGTGGCCGACCCGGCCGGCCTGCTGCTCTGCGTGCTGCCCCCGGAGAGCGACGAGTTCGCCACCCGCTCCCGTGCAGTGGAGTGA
- a CDS encoding inorganic diphosphatase, whose protein sequence is MEFDVLVEIPKGQKNKYEVDHATGRIRLDRTLFTSTAYPADYGFIEGTLGQDGDPLDALVLVSEPTFPGCLIKCRAIAMFRMTDEAGGDDKVLCVPASDHRRDHLRDITDVREYLLLEIEHFFTVYKDLEPGKSVEGATWTGRSEAEAEVEASFARAKEQNY, encoded by the coding sequence ATGGAGTTCGACGTCCTGGTCGAGATCCCCAAGGGCCAGAAGAACAAGTACGAGGTCGACCACGCGACGGGCCGCATCCGCCTCGACCGCACCCTGTTCACCTCGACCGCCTACCCGGCGGACTACGGCTTCATCGAGGGCACGCTCGGCCAGGACGGCGACCCCCTCGACGCGCTCGTGCTGGTCTCCGAGCCGACCTTCCCCGGCTGCCTCATCAAGTGCCGGGCGATCGCCATGTTCCGGATGACCGACGAGGCCGGCGGCGACGACAAGGTGCTCTGCGTCCCCGCCTCCGACCACCGGCGCGACCACCTGCGCGACATCACCGACGTCCGCGAGTACCTGCTGCTCGAGATCGAGCACTTCTTCACCGTCTACAAGGACCTCGAGCCCGGCAAGTCCGTCGAGGGTGCCACCTGGACCGGGCGCTCCGAGGCCGAGGCCGAGGTCGAGGCCAGCTTCGCGAGGGCGAAGGAGCAGAACTACTGA
- the dacB gene encoding D-alanyl-D-alanine carboxypeptidase/D-alanyl-D-alanine endopeptidase, whose product MGPRRFAVALVAMLAVVGVILGLVSGFFASAAGSGLRATGLWSDGGASTVSPGTFDSPAATGTPSATAAADGLPRPVLPAATETRVPSARQVAARVAAVDDAAMGGRFSAQVADLATGEVLYAHRAASPAIPASTTKLLTSTAALSLLGPEHVFTTEVVRAGAGKVVLVGGGDPYLASRAPEAGEPASASLAALAATTAKALRKAGRTEVALGYDASLFSGPAWNPRWPAGYADQVTPVSALWVDEGRTAGVSPGPRVPDPARDAAEAFAAALEKKGVEVTRTAKAEAPASARPLARATSLPLEQVVERLLLASDNDAAEVLLRHVALAAHADGSSAEGTRAVRRTLDRLGLWPDDARLQDGSGLARETRVPAEALVDLLRLAADPAHPELRPVLTGLPVAGVEGSLRNRYGDEASRAGRGLVRGKTGTLTGVHALAGYLRTADGTQLAYAFLVNDATDDFAAKVWLDRVSAALSRCGC is encoded by the coding sequence ATGGGTCCCAGGCGGTTCGCCGTGGCCCTGGTGGCCATGCTCGCGGTGGTCGGCGTGATCCTCGGCCTGGTCAGCGGCTTCTTCGCCAGCGCGGCCGGGAGCGGCCTGCGCGCGACCGGGCTGTGGAGCGACGGCGGCGCCTCGACTGTCAGCCCCGGCACCTTCGACTCCCCGGCCGCCACCGGGACGCCGTCCGCCACGGCGGCGGCCGACGGGCTGCCCCGACCGGTGCTGCCGGCCGCGACCGAGACGCGCGTGCCGTCGGCCCGCCAGGTCGCCGCCCGGGTCGCCGCCGTCGACGACGCCGCGATGGGCGGCCGCTTCTCGGCCCAGGTCGCCGACCTCGCGACCGGCGAGGTCCTCTACGCCCACCGGGCCGCCTCGCCGGCCATCCCGGCGTCGACCACCAAGCTGCTGACCTCGACGGCGGCCCTGTCGCTGCTCGGGCCGGAGCACGTCTTCACCACCGAGGTGGTGCGCGCGGGGGCCGGGAAGGTCGTCCTCGTCGGGGGCGGTGACCCCTACCTCGCGAGCCGAGCACCGGAGGCGGGGGAACCGGCGTCCGCCTCGCTCGCCGCGCTCGCCGCGACCACGGCGAAAGCCCTGCGGAAGGCGGGCCGCACGGAGGTGGCCCTCGGCTACGACGCCTCGCTGTTCTCCGGACCGGCCTGGAACCCGCGCTGGCCCGCCGGCTACGCCGACCAGGTCACGCCCGTCTCGGCGCTCTGGGTGGACGAGGGCCGCACGGCCGGCGTCTCGCCCGGACCGCGGGTGCCCGACCCGGCCCGGGACGCGGCGGAGGCCTTCGCCGCAGCGCTGGAGAAGAAGGGCGTCGAGGTGACGCGCACGGCGAAGGCCGAGGCGCCGGCCTCCGCCAGGCCGCTGGCGCGGGCCACCTCGCTGCCGCTGGAGCAGGTCGTCGAGCGGCTGCTGCTGGCCAGCGACAACGACGCCGCCGAGGTGCTGCTCCGCCACGTCGCCCTGGCCGCCCACGCCGACGGCAGCTCGGCCGAGGGCACCCGCGCGGTCCGCCGCACGCTGGACCGGCTCGGCCTGTGGCCCGACGACGCGCGCCTGCAGGACGGCAGCGGGCTGGCCCGGGAGACGCGGGTGCCGGCCGAGGCGCTCGTCGACCTGCTGCGGCTGGCGGCCGACCCGGCGCACCCGGAGCTGCGCCCCGTGCTGACCGGGCTGCCCGTCGCCGGCGTCGAGGGCAGCCTGCGGAACCGCTACGGCGACGAGGCGAGCCGCGCCGGCCGCGGCCTCGTGCGCGGCAAGACCGGGACCCTGACCGGTGTGCACGCGCTGGCGGGCTACCTGCGGACCGCGGACGGCACCCAGCTGGCCTACGCGTTCCTGGTCAACGACGCGACGGACGACTTCGCCGCCAAGGTGTGGCTCGACCGGGTGAGCGCCGCCCTCAGCCGCTGCGGGTGCTGA
- a CDS encoding zinc-dependent metalloprotease yields MTTSMVDWTVAASTARRLVKPGPEISLRGAEQAVAQLRASAVRAEAYVVEVTGLPVPSATAPVLVVDRPGWIQANVDGFRQVLAPLEARSAEKLGASPGMAAVGSRVTGAELGALLSYLAPKVLGQFDPFFPGAPGEPGGRLLLVAPNIVSVERELDVDPADFRLWVCLHEETHRVQFTAVPWLRDHLNAQVAEIVGSTELDAGAVLQMLGDGAKRVAAALRTGEELSIVDLVQTRAQRETVDRITAVMSLLEGHADVVMDSVGPSVVPSVATIRRRFTNRREGQGFDKVVRRLLGLDAKMRQYRDGARFCRAVIDAVGMTGFNRVWTSPNTLPSREEIADPTLWLARVPSVS; encoded by the coding sequence ATGACAACCTCCATGGTCGACTGGACGGTCGCGGCGAGCACGGCCCGCAGGCTGGTCAAGCCGGGACCCGAGATCAGCCTCCGCGGCGCCGAGCAGGCCGTGGCCCAGCTGCGGGCCAGCGCCGTCCGCGCCGAGGCCTACGTCGTGGAGGTGACCGGGCTGCCGGTCCCCAGTGCCACCGCGCCGGTGCTGGTGGTGGACCGACCGGGGTGGATCCAGGCCAACGTCGACGGGTTCCGCCAGGTCCTCGCGCCGCTGGAGGCGCGGTCGGCGGAGAAGCTCGGCGCCAGCCCGGGGATGGCCGCCGTCGGGAGCCGGGTCACCGGGGCCGAGCTGGGCGCCCTGCTCAGCTACCTGGCCCCGAAGGTGCTGGGCCAGTTCGACCCCTTCTTCCCCGGCGCGCCCGGCGAGCCGGGCGGGCGGCTGCTGCTGGTCGCCCCGAACATCGTGTCCGTGGAGCGCGAGCTCGACGTCGACCCCGCGGACTTCCGGTTGTGGGTCTGCCTGCACGAGGAGACGCACCGCGTCCAGTTCACCGCCGTGCCCTGGCTGCGCGACCACCTGAACGCCCAGGTCGCCGAGATCGTCGGCTCCACCGAGCTGGACGCCGGTGCGGTGCTGCAGATGCTCGGCGACGGCGCCAAGCGGGTCGCCGCGGCCCTGCGGACGGGGGAGGAGCTGTCGATCGTCGACCTGGTGCAGACCCGCGCGCAGCGCGAGACGGTCGACCGGATCACCGCCGTGATGTCGTTGCTGGAGGGCCACGCCGACGTGGTGATGGACAGCGTCGGTCCGTCGGTGGTGCCGAGCGTCGCCACCATCCGCCGCCGCTTCACCAACCGTCGGGAGGGCCAGGGCTTCGACAAGGTCGTCCGCCGGCTGCTGGGCCTGGACGCCAAGATGCGGCAGTACCGCGACGGCGCCCGGTTCTGCCGCGCGGTCATCGACGCCGTCGGGATGACCGGCTTCAACCGCGTCTGGACCTCACCGAACACGCTGCCGAGCCGCGAGGAGATCGCCGACCCGACGCTGTGGCTGGCGCGGGTCCCCAGCGTCTCCTGA
- the tilS gene encoding tRNA lysidine(34) synthetase TilS, translated as MARRALGPATLAVVQAVDAALTPADARLLVACSGGADSLALAAAARHVAERRGLPCAAVVVDHRLQDGSDAVAARAAHAVRGLGLPDVAVVAVTVGTRGGPEAAARDARHAALRSAAAGAPPATVLLGHTRDDQAESVLLGLARGSGPRSLAGMAVRTGGLLRPLLDLPRTTTEQACAELGLVPWSDPHNVDSRFARVRVRRQVLPVLEEALGPGVGAALARTARLARDDADLLDALAAEADPGTDTLDCAGLAVLPAALRSRVLRRWLAGRGAEDVGAEHVQGVDALVTAWHGQRGVDLRGGTVARREGRLLWQAVGRG; from the coding sequence GTGGCCCGTCGCGCGCTCGGCCCGGCGACGCTCGCCGTCGTCCAGGCGGTCGACGCTGCGCTGACCCCCGCCGACGCCCGGCTGCTGGTGGCCTGCTCCGGCGGAGCCGACTCGCTCGCCCTCGCCGCGGCGGCCCGGCACGTCGCGGAGCGGCGCGGCCTGCCCTGTGCCGCCGTCGTGGTGGACCACCGGCTGCAGGACGGGTCCGACGCGGTCGCGGCCCGGGCGGCGCACGCGGTGCGCGGCCTCGGACTGCCCGACGTCGCCGTCGTCGCGGTCACGGTGGGCACCCGGGGCGGCCCCGAGGCCGCGGCCCGCGACGCCCGCCACGCCGCGCTCCGGTCCGCCGCGGCCGGGGCGCCGCCCGCGACCGTCCTGCTCGGCCACACCCGCGACGACCAGGCCGAGAGCGTGCTGCTGGGGCTGGCCCGCGGGTCCGGCCCGCGCTCGCTGGCCGGGATGGCGGTCCGCACCGGCGGACTGCTGCGGCCCCTGCTGGACCTGCCGCGGACCACGACGGAGCAGGCCTGCGCCGAGCTGGGACTCGTGCCCTGGTCCGACCCGCACAACGTCGACTCCCGCTTCGCCCGGGTCCGCGTCCGCCGGCAGGTGCTGCCCGTGCTGGAGGAGGCGCTCGGCCCCGGGGTGGGCGCCGCCCTGGCCCGCACGGCCCGGCTGGCCCGCGACGACGCCGACCTGCTCGACGCGCTGGCCGCCGAGGCCGACCCCGGCACCGACACCCTCGACTGCGCCGGTCTGGCCGTCCTGCCGGCTGCGCTGCGCAGCCGGGTGCTGCGCCGCTGGCTGGCGGGCCGCGGCGCGGAGGACGTCGGCGCCGAGCACGTGCAGGGCGTCGACGCGCTCGTCACGGCCTGGCACGGGCAGCGCGGGGTGGACCTCCGGGGCGGGACGGTGGCGCGCCGCGAGGGTCGGCTGCTGTGGCAGGCTGTCGGCCGTGGATGA
- the hpt gene encoding hypoxanthine phosphoribosyltransferase → MDDTQLPGDLTRVLYSKEEVAARMRELAAQIDEDYADQDLLLVGVLNGAVMVMADLSRALRIHCRMDWMAVSSYGSGTQSSGVVRILKDLSTDITGVHVLVVEDIIDTGLTLSYLISNLRSRNPASLKVMTAFRKPEAAQNAVEVAYVGFDIPNEFVVGYGLDYDGHYRNLTSVGTLSPHVYS, encoded by the coding sequence GTGGATGACACCCAGCTCCCCGGCGACCTCACCCGCGTGCTCTACAGCAAGGAGGAGGTCGCGGCGCGGATGCGGGAGCTGGCCGCCCAGATCGACGAGGACTACGCCGATCAGGACCTGTTGCTGGTGGGGGTGCTCAACGGCGCCGTGATGGTGATGGCCGACCTGTCCCGGGCGCTGAGGATCCACTGCCGGATGGACTGGATGGCCGTCTCCTCCTACGGCTCCGGCACCCAGTCCTCGGGCGTCGTGCGGATCCTCAAGGACCTCAGCACCGACATCACCGGCGTCCACGTGCTGGTGGTCGAGGACATCATCGACACCGGCCTCACGCTCTCCTACCTGATCAGCAACCTGCGCTCGCGCAACCCCGCGAGCCTCAAGGTGATGACCGCCTTCCGCAAGCCCGAGGCCGCGCAGAACGCCGTCGAGGTCGCCTACGTCGGCTTCGACATCCCCAACGAGTTCGTGGTCGGCTACGGCCTCGACTACGACGGGCACTACCGCAACCTCACCTCGGTCGGCACGCTCAGCCCGCACGTGTACTCGTAA
- the ftsH gene encoding ATP-dependent zinc metalloprotease FtsH, with translation MNFKRIFRGPLIWILLAVLAIGVLVDFSGRLNGGFQTVPTSQVVSIINGNDKLEKVELIDGEQQIRVTVDASTKYEAIWVGDQSQQLIDRLNQRVDDQTLSSWDGDNPTPGFFSSLLGTLIPFIIIGVLFFFLLNSVQGGGSRVMQFGKSKAKVANKDTPKTTFGDVAGCEEAIEELEEIKEFLAEPAKFQAVGAKIPKGVLLYGPPGTGKTLLARAVAGEAGVPFFSISGSDFVEMFVGVGASRVRDLFEQAKENAPAIVFIDEIDAVGRHRGAGMGGGHDEREQTLNQLLVEMDGFDVRGGVILIAATNRPDVLDPALLRPGRFDRQIAVEAPDMKGRLAILKVHSEGKPVAPDVDLAAVARRTPGFTGADLANVLNEAALLTARQNARVISNEYMDEAIDRVIAGPQKRSRLMNEKEKLVTAYHEGGHALVAAALPGTDPVQKVTILPRGRALGYTMVLPENDKYSNTRAELLDQLAYMMGGRAAEELVFHDPTTGASNDIEKATNVARAMVTQYGMTDRLGAVKLGSGESEPFLGRDMGHGREYSEDVAAIVDEEVSKLIGNAHQEAFDILTANRDVLDDLVRALFERETLDRAEVAEVFQSLRLWPKRPAWTGSDNRVPSSVPPVMPPASVNGNGHAPNGQLPGSTGPGAELPPGGAPLPPGHQGVPPQLPGQHHGAGTLPPQGAIGDGQPPRGPDFR, from the coding sequence ATGAACTTCAAGCGCATCTTCCGCGGGCCCCTGATCTGGATCCTGCTCGCCGTGCTCGCCATCGGCGTGCTGGTGGACTTCAGCGGGCGGCTCAACGGGGGCTTCCAGACCGTGCCGACCTCGCAGGTCGTGTCGATCATCAACGGCAACGACAAGCTCGAGAAGGTGGAGCTGATCGACGGGGAGCAGCAGATCCGCGTCACGGTCGACGCGTCGACCAAGTACGAGGCGATCTGGGTCGGCGACCAGAGCCAGCAGCTGATCGACCGGCTGAACCAGCGGGTCGACGACCAGACGCTGAGCAGCTGGGACGGCGACAACCCGACGCCCGGGTTCTTCTCCTCACTGCTGGGCACGCTGATCCCGTTCATCATCATCGGTGTCCTCTTCTTCTTCCTCCTCAACTCCGTCCAGGGCGGCGGCAGCCGCGTCATGCAGTTCGGCAAGTCCAAGGCCAAGGTGGCGAACAAGGACACCCCGAAGACCACCTTCGGCGACGTCGCCGGCTGCGAGGAGGCGATCGAGGAGCTCGAGGAGATCAAGGAGTTCCTCGCCGAGCCGGCCAAGTTCCAGGCCGTCGGCGCGAAGATCCCCAAGGGCGTGCTGCTCTACGGCCCGCCCGGCACCGGCAAGACGCTGCTGGCCCGCGCGGTCGCCGGTGAGGCCGGGGTCCCGTTCTTCTCCATCTCCGGCTCCGACTTCGTCGAGATGTTCGTCGGCGTCGGCGCCAGCCGCGTCCGCGACCTGTTCGAGCAGGCCAAGGAGAACGCGCCGGCCATCGTCTTCATCGACGAGATCGACGCCGTCGGCCGGCACCGCGGCGCCGGCATGGGCGGCGGGCACGACGAGCGCGAGCAGACGCTGAACCAGCTGCTGGTGGAGATGGACGGCTTCGACGTCCGCGGCGGCGTGATCCTCATCGCGGCCACCAACCGGCCCGACGTGCTGGACCCGGCCCTGCTGCGGCCCGGCCGCTTCGACCGCCAGATCGCCGTCGAGGCGCCCGACATGAAGGGTCGCCTGGCGATCCTCAAGGTGCACTCCGAGGGCAAGCCCGTCGCGCCCGACGTCGACCTCGCGGCCGTGGCCCGCCGGACCCCCGGCTTCACCGGCGCCGACCTGGCCAACGTGCTCAACGAGGCGGCCCTGCTGACCGCCCGGCAGAACGCCCGGGTGATCTCCAACGAGTACATGGACGAGGCGATCGACCGCGTCATCGCCGGGCCGCAGAAGCGCAGCCGGCTGATGAACGAGAAGGAGAAGCTGGTCACGGCCTACCACGAGGGCGGCCACGCCCTCGTCGCCGCGGCGCTGCCGGGCACCGACCCCGTGCAGAAGGTGACGATCCTGCCCCGCGGCCGGGCCCTCGGCTACACGATGGTGCTGCCGGAGAACGACAAGTACTCCAACACCCGGGCCGAGCTGCTCGACCAGCTGGCGTACATGATGGGCGGCCGGGCGGCGGAGGAGCTGGTGTTCCACGACCCGACCACCGGGGCCAGCAACGACATCGAGAAGGCCACCAACGTGGCCCGCGCCATGGTCACGCAGTACGGCATGACCGACCGCCTGGGCGCGGTCAAGCTGGGGTCGGGGGAGTCCGAGCCCTTCCTCGGCCGCGACATGGGTCACGGCCGGGAGTACTCCGAGGACGTCGCCGCGATCGTCGACGAGGAGGTCTCGAAGCTGATCGGCAACGCCCACCAGGAGGCCTTCGACATCCTGACCGCCAACCGGGACGTCCTCGACGACCTGGTCCGGGCCCTGTTCGAGCGCGAGACGCTGGACCGGGCCGAGGTGGCGGAGGTCTTCCAGTCGCTGCGGCTCTGGCCGAAGCGGCCCGCCTGGACCGGGTCGGACAACCGGGTGCCCTCGTCGGTGCCGCCGGTCATGCCGCCGGCCTCGGTCAACGGCAACGGGCACGCCCCGAACGGCCAGCTGCCCGGCTCGACCGGTCCGGGCGCCGAGCTCCCGCCGGGCGGGGCTCCGCTCCCGCCCGGGCACCAGGGCGTCCCGCCGCAGCTGCCGGGCCAGCACCACGGGGCCGGCACGCTGCCCCCGCAGGGCGCCATCGGAGACGGCCAGCCGCCGCGCGGACCCGACTTCCGGTGA
- the folE gene encoding GTP cyclohydrolase I FolE codes for MPQSIAPFDHARVSAAVREILIGIGEDPDRDGLRETPDRVARAYAEMFAGLHQAPDEVLAKRFDLGFDELVLVKDIEVWSCCEHHLVPFTGVAHIGYIPSKDGTITGLSKLARLVDLYAKRPQVQERLTTQVADALERILQPRGVIVVFECEHLCMTMRGVRKPGSKTVTSAVRGHLRNSATRAEAMGLIRS; via the coding sequence GTGCCGCAGTCGATCGCCCCGTTCGACCACGCCCGGGTCTCCGCCGCGGTGCGCGAGATCCTCATCGGGATCGGCGAGGACCCGGACCGCGACGGCCTCCGCGAGACCCCGGACCGGGTCGCCCGGGCCTACGCGGAGATGTTCGCCGGCCTGCACCAGGCGCCCGACGAGGTGCTGGCCAAGCGGTTCGACCTCGGCTTCGACGAGCTGGTGCTCGTCAAGGACATCGAGGTGTGGAGCTGCTGCGAGCACCACCTGGTGCCCTTCACCGGCGTCGCGCACATCGGCTACATCCCCAGCAAGGACGGCACGATCACCGGCCTGTCCAAGCTGGCCCGGCTCGTCGACCTGTACGCCAAGCGCCCGCAGGTGCAGGAGCGGCTCACCACCCAGGTGGCCGACGCCCTGGAGCGGATCCTGCAGCCGCGCGGGGTGATCGTCGTCTTCGAGTGCGAGCACCTCTGCATGACCATGCGCGGCGTCCGGAAGCCGGGCTCGAAGACGGTGACCAGCGCCGTCCGCGGCCACCTGCGCAACTCCGCCACCCGGGCCGAGGCGATGGGCCTGATCCGCAGCTGA